The following coding sequences are from one Bufo bufo chromosome 2, aBufBuf1.1, whole genome shotgun sequence window:
- the LOC120991896 gene encoding gastrula zinc finger protein XlCGF26.1-like — protein sequence MLSQNSNTEDENVQLCLEENVHSGLHSTNLSYKSSNCAEPSLDQSQIVTTSAVQKVGKTFNGGKKFRKRSCLPTQRRIYTGEKPYSCSECGKCFANKSGLAAHVRIHTGEKPYSCSECGKSFTQKPYLVAHEITHTGEKRYSCSECGKYFTRKSSLVRHERIHTGEKPYLCSEYEESFTRTSSLVRHEKIHTGEKPYSCSECGKCFINKSHLVMHERIHTGEKPYSCSECGKCFRQRSNLDTHERSHTGAKPYSCSECGKCFTNKSRIVKHEKIHTGEKPYSCSECGKCFTAKSNLITHVRIHTGEKPYSCSECGKCFTQKSDLGKHKRSHTGEKPYSCSECGKCFTNKSRLVKHEKIHTEEKPYSCSECGKCFTDKSYLIAHVKIHTGEKPYSCSECGKSFAQKSILVAHERNHTGEKPYSCSEYGKCFTRKSSFDQHMQIHTGDV from the exons ATGTTATCACAAAATTCTAACACAGAAGATGAAAATGTGCAGCTCTGTTTAGAAGAAAACGTACATTCAGGACTTCACAGTACAAATCTCTCATATAAGTCTTCTAACTGCGCAGAACCTTCTCTTGACCAATCACAAATTGTTACCACAAGTGCAGTTCAGAAAGTGGGTAAAACGTTTAATGGTGGGAAAAAGTTTAGAAAAAGATCATGTCTTCCTACACAAAGAAGAATTTACACAggtgagaagccatattcatgttcagaatgtgggaaatgttttgcaaatAAATCAGGTCTTGCTGCACATGtacgaattcacacaggagagaaaccatattcatgctcagaatgtgggaaaagttttacACAGAAACCATATCTTGTTGCACATGAgataactcacacaggagagaaaagatattcatgttcagaatgtgggaaatattttaccagaaaatcaagccttgttagacatgagagaattcacacaggagagaagccgtatttatGTTCAGAATATGAAGAAAGCTTTACAAGAACATCAAGccttgttagacatgagaaaattc acacaggagagaaaccatattcatgttcagaatgtgggaaatgttttataaataaatCACATCTCGTTatgcatgagagaattcacacaggagagaagccatattcatgttcagaatgtgggaaatgttttagacaaAGATCCAATCTTGatacacatgagagaagtcacacaggagcaaagccatattcgtgttcagaatgtgggaaatgttttacaaataaatcaagaattgttaaacatgagaaaattcacacaggagagaaaccatattcatgttcagaatgtggaaaatgttttacagcTAAATCAAATCTCATTACACAtgtgagaattcacacaggagagaagccatattcctgttcagaatgtgggaaatgttttacacaaaaatcagatCTTGGTAAACacaagagaagtcacacaggagagaagccatattcatgttcagaatgtgggaaatgttttacaaataaatcaaggcttgttaaacatgagaaaattcacacagaagagaaaccatattcatgttcagaatgtgggaaatgttttacagataaatcatatCTCATTGCACAtgtgaaaattcacacaggagaaaaaccatattcatgttcagaatgtgggaagtcttTTGCACAGAAATCAATACTTGTTGCAcatgagagaaatcacacaggagagaagccatattcatgttcagaatatgGTAAATGTTTTACACGTAAATCAAGTTTTGATCAACATAtgcaaattcacacaggagatgtGTAA